GCGCCGGGGTactcttttaattaaaactgatAACTTTTCGGGCACTCCAACTGTCACGAAAAACAGATTGCCAAAAAAGAACCGTGGTGTGTCGCCGTTCTGATAGCAAAAGGGTTGCCAAGAATTTTATCGCCCTGTCTTCGTTCCCCTAATGAACATTTCCGCTCCCGTATTTCCACCACTCCAAAAAACCTGTGGCATAGGATCACTTTATTTGGCCTCGACCATAAGTTATAGAAAAGTAgaagaaagaaattaaaaacacacGTTTTCTTCGTAATGCAAATGTGCATTTTTAAAACCCTTTTATGTAAGATACTGATGAAAAATCGTTATTTAAATCAGTATTAACGTTTCTAGTGCCCCTTTGGGGTATTTAGAATGATCATACAAATTTTGCTTTGATCATAGGGATATAGTCTCAAATGGATCGTCTTTAAGGCAAAAGATCGTAACTTAGAAAACACAAATTAACCCGCCAAGAAGTACAGTAGTTCCTTTCGTAGAATGCATTTGACCTCCACCCTGAATTGGATCGATTTATTACTGATTTAAATTGGAAGTGACATTGACGGTTGGGCATCCTAGACGGAGCAGGCGATGTAGTGGTAGTTGGTTTGGGTGCAGCCCTGGTTGCGCTCGTCGAAGTAGTAGCCGGTGGGGCAGTGTCCCAGGCTGATGGTCACTCCGCCGGAGCAGCGTCCGTAGCTCTGGCAGTCGCCGGCGACGTTAACGTAGGTCAGGTTGGTGCCCACGCACCTGTCCAGCTGGCAGCGCACGTTGAGCCTGTCGCGGCAGGAGAGCTTCTCGAAGTCGAAGTACTGGCCCATGGGGCAGCTCAGGTGCTTGGGCTCCGTGTCGTGCTTGCCGGCGACGGGTTGGCCGCAGATGTAGTAGTGCGAGCAGGAGTCATCGTCGGCGAAGTAGCCCACGCGAGCGGATCCGGTGGCGTTGTCCAGGCAGAAGGTGTTCTCCGGCTCCGGCAGGGCGGCCGTCTCATAGCAGGTCACCTCGGCCACATCCACGCAGTAGCCGAGATCCGCGTCGTAGGCCGTCTGCACGGGGCAGGATCGGCTGTGCAGCACCTCGCTGACGCACTCGTAGTACTGGTCACAGTGGACGGGATCGGCCAGGCGGGTGTTGTTGGCCAGCGATCGGCAGGCGGGGCTTGACTTCTTGGTCTGGCTGGAGGGGCACTTGTACTGCGTCTCGTACACACAGGACCGGGATGTGGGATGGAAGATCAGCTCGTTGGGGCAGTTGGCCTGGATCTGCTTGTTGGCCTTGCACAGGATGTAGCCGcggcagttgctgctgctggggtcCACGATGAAGGCGCCCTCCGTCTCGTTGGCGCACAAGTTCTTCGGCTTCTCGATAGCTCCGCCCGCATACGGGCAGACGGCACTCGAGGCCAGGATGCAGCGGCCCAGCTCCTTGTTGTAGTAGAGTCCTGCGGCACAGCCGCCCTGCTCCAGGGCGCTGTAGTTGGTGGCGCAGCGCACCCAGTTGTCGCAGGTGTTCGGTCGCAGGAAGCTCGTGTCCTGTGGCAGCAGCTCGCACATCTCCTCCACCGACAGGTACTCAAAGTCCTCGATCACGCCGCCCAGGGCGCTGGCCACAAACAGCAGCGACAGGATGGCGCTGGCTGAAGGGATTCGAAAGCAAGGGGATACTCTGTTAGTCAGTTAGTCATTACTATGTCAGGAGCATATAACTCTCTCTTGTCATCGGTTAGACAATGATACTTTGCAATGATATTTGTCCTATTTGTCCAGGAATGTAGAACTCAGgttttacaaataataatattttacatatgggctgcttcataaataagacTCTCCAATCTACTATActaaaatttgtgcaaaacgattaaaaaaaaacaaagcttTTGTGCACGTACCTATGCTCATGGTGTGTATCCTTTGGTTAACTTTTATCCTGGTAACTGGAACTTTCCGTGGCGATCTCCCGGTGGCGGCAATCACAGCACAAATGATACTGCACCCTCGGAGGCTGCTGCTCTTAAATATGCAAAGACCATTCTGCTCGGTTTTGTTCGGCGAAAAACAATTTCCAAAATGCACATGCTATCTCAACTTCGATGTACGATAGCGGGGCCGCATGTAAATTACACGGCAATAACATCGAATTGTCTCGTTCGCAGAAGAGCAGGCTCCTGGTGGTATCGGTATCAGTGTCACTCCGATCAACGGACTTCCATTGATAGGGAAATTGCATGTGTCACGTCGAGATCCCCATCAATGCCATTGACAGTTCTCGAACATCGCGGAATCGCTGAGAAGTGTTGTGATAAAACGCCTAATTGGTTATCACTCATTGTATCTCTAAACATTTTCATCAACTTGCAtgccaaatatttaaatattgaacGTTTTATGATTGAACCCGTTTCTTTGCATACAAATTCTTGAAATCGTATTTTATTAGTTGTATCATTatcaaaaataacaataagtTGACGTCACTAAAGTTTACCGAGAATTCCGGAGGCATTCGATAATTTTGCCGTTCAAGTaccaaaatcaaaataatatctaAGTGCTGACGTCAAATAACGCTATTTTTCCAGTAAGTTCcaaggaa
This window of the Drosophila biarmipes strain raj3 chromosome 3L, RU_DBia_V1.1, whole genome shotgun sequence genome carries:
- the LOC108028097 gene encoding peritrophin-48 translates to MSIASAILSLLFVASALGGVIEDFEYLSVEEMCELLPQDTSFLRPNTCDNWVRCATNYSALEQGGCAAGLYYNKELGRCILASSAVCPYAGGAIEKPKNLCANETEGAFIVDPSSSNCRGYILCKANKQIQANCPNELIFHPTSRSCVYETQYKCPSSQTKKSSPACRSLANNTRLADPVHCDQYYECVSEVLHSRSCPVQTAYDADLGYCVDVAEVTCYETAALPEPENTFCLDNATGSARVGYFADDDSCSHYYICGQPVAGKHDTEPKHLSCPMGQYFDFEKLSCRDRLNVRCQLDRCVGTNLTYVNVAGDCQSYGRCSGGVTISLGHCPTGYYFDERNQGCTQTNYHYIACSV